Proteins from one Solenopsis invicta isolate M01_SB chromosome 11, UNIL_Sinv_3.0, whole genome shotgun sequence genomic window:
- the LOC105196603 gene encoding coenzyme Q-binding protein COQ10 homolog B, mitochondrial isoform X4, whose protein sequence is MKAENYFSMEKMYYVVADVENYKNFLPFCKKSEITFKTNDFLKANLVIGFPPINENYTSTVTMTYPRIVKAECKDGRLFDHLDTLWLFSPGLKNNPETCVIDFSLSFEFKSAIYSHLSNLFFKEIVRQMENAFIEEAIRRYGQPCLKTVRLQR, encoded by the coding sequence cTTCTCAATGGAGAAAATGTACTACGTGGTTGCTGATgtagaaaattataagaattttttacctttttgcAAGAAATCGGAAATTACTTTCAAAACCAATGACTTCCTGAAAGCCAATTTAGTAATTGGATTCCCACCTATAAACGAAAATTATACTTCCACGGTAACTATGACGTATCCAAGAATAGTTAAAGCTGAATGTAAAGATGGCAGATTGTTCGATCATTTGGATACCCTGTGGTTGTTCAGTCCTGGACTGAAAAACAATCCTGAGACATGCGTGATTGATTTCTCCTTGTCCTTTGAATTCAAATCTGCCATTTATTctcatttatcaaatttattcttCAAGGAGATTGTAAGGCAAATGGAAAACGCCTTTATTGAAGAGGCCATAAGAAGGTATGGCCAACCATGTTTAAAAACAGTACGGCTGCAAAGatga